Genomic window (Deltaproteobacteria bacterium):
AATCGAACCTATCGCCTTTTTATCGCTCTTTGTCAAGCATTTATTCTGGCTCGCGATGAACCGTTCACACCCTTTCACATCCCCTTCAGGAGAGTCGGCAGGAGGCGAAAATAGAGAAAATCAGGGTCAGCATACCTCAGACCTCCGAAGAGGGCAGAATTTGCTTTCCTTTTTCATGGGGGGAGTATAGAAACGAAAAGGCCTGCCTCCTTCCCCCGGGACACACCGACGGCGAAGGGGAGCCTCTCCGGCCGATGGACGGCATCAAGGCTCATCTTAACCGATGGGAATGATGGTTCGTGACCCTTCATTCATCATATTCGGGCCATGTCATGACTGAACCATTTCCAGGCCCAAACAATGAGTGGGTATTCCATGTTACCAAAATGTATCGACCTGGCCATGTTTTTGAACCGGGGTGTTACAAGAGAGAAAGGGAAATCACGATGGAGATCAAATCAATCGACTTAATTTACTTTTCTTCAACGCATGCCACAGAAAGGATCGTCAAGACGATCGCCGAAGGAATTCACGCTCAAATCAGGGGAACGTATGATCTGACACCCCCCCGCGCCTCCGAAAAACCCCCACGGGCATCCCATTGCAATCTGGCCATTATCGGCTCTCCTGTTTATGCGGGGCGCCTTCCGGAAACGATGGTTTCCAGATTCCGGATCAGGGGTTCCTCAACGCCTGCGGTTCTCGTCGCGGTTTATGGGAACCGGGCTTATGAAGATGCCCTGCGTGAACTGAACGATTTGGCCATCCTTGCGGGCTTCATCCCCGTTGCCCTCTCCGCCTTTCCCGCCGAGCACTCCTTTTCGACACGGGAATTGCCCATCGCTGCGGGACGGCCGGACTTGCAGGATCTCGTGAAGGCTAAAATGTTTGGAGAAAGGGTGCTTGAGATCATTTCGTCGCTTGACGCCCCTCATGACATGCTTTTGCCGACTCCCCCCGGAAATTTCCCCTATAAAGATGCCCGGATATTTTCGGGTATCACGCCATCCGTCGATGAAAAAAGCTGCACAACATGCCTGACGTGCGTATCGGTATGCCCGACCGCCGCCATTCCTCAGGACAATCCCCTGACAACCGACCCGAACCTGTGCATCCGCTGTTCCGCCTGCATCAAGGCGTGCCCGGAGGGTGCCAGAAGAATGGATCATCCAAAGATGAGGCAAATTGCAGAGTTTTTGCACAAAAACTGTAATGACCGAAAAGAACCCGAATTTTATGTGGGGAGCATCGCCGATCCGAAAATCGAAAAGACACGATAAATCGCCATGACCACGATAAAAGAAAACGAAAAGGTTATTTAAGTTGACGGAAATCAAAAAAACCCTATAAAAAGAGGTGGGAAGCACCAGAACCATCTACCAAATAAAAATAGGAGGGGTTATGAATTCAAGGCTTTCTTTGTTCTGCATTTTGAGTCTTCTTGTTCTTCTTCTTTCTGGTTGTGCGACCATGATCAGAGGGGCATCACAGGAAATCTCAATCGCGAGCAATCCGAGCGGTGCAAGCGTAAAAATTAACGGCATGCCAAAAGGCAGCACCCCAGTCATGATTATGCTTCCGCGTGGTGATAATCAGTTTGTCCGGATCGAATCTCCCGGTTATGAGCCATATGAAATAGTCCTTGAAAACTACTTCAGGCCATACGCCCTGTCCAATCTACTTCTTTTCCCTTTTATGCCGGTCGGGGTGATAATCGACAAGGTGAATCGGGTTGACTATACCTATACGCCCAGCTCAATCAACGCCGTGCTGATGCCGCTCTCGAGGAGAGACGATGTCCCTCCGGTACAATGAAAAGCGTGGCTGTTACGAGATGGATATCCGTAACGGACGAACGGGACCGCGCCTCCAGCGATGACTGGGCCGCGAAGTCACGAAAGAGGAGGCCCAGCAGCTCCACGACAATGCAGAGAGGACCTACAAACGGAACCGAGAACCAAAGCTCGACGATTGATTGATTCAGCATCCTATCCCAGAATAAAGAGAAAACAACATGTCCGCAGGAAAACACAGCTCGCCCGACCTGACCCGTATAACCCTCCAGGTGTTTCTCATTACGGCGCTGATCATCGCAACTTTCTGGATCTTGAGG
Coding sequences:
- a CDS encoding 4Fe-4S binding protein, which translates into the protein MEIKSIDLIYFSSTHATERIVKTIAEGIHAQIRGTYDLTPPRASEKPPRASHCNLAIIGSPVYAGRLPETMVSRFRIRGSSTPAVLVAVYGNRAYEDALRELNDLAILAGFIPVALSAFPAEHSFSTRELPIAAGRPDLQDLVKAKMFGERVLEIISSLDAPHDMLLPTPPGNFPYKDARIFSGITPSVDEKSCTTCLTCVSVCPTAAIPQDNPLTTDPNLCIRCSACIKACPEGARRMDHPKMRQIAEFLHKNCNDRKEPEFYVGSIADPKIEKTR
- a CDS encoding PEGA domain-containing protein — protein: MNSRLSLFCILSLLVLLLSGCATMIRGASQEISIASNPSGASVKINGMPKGSTPVMIMLPRGDNQFVRIESPGYEPYEIVLENYFRPYALSNLLLFPFMPVGVIIDKVNRVDYTYTPSSINAVLMPLSRRDDVPPVQ